A genome region from Penicillium psychrofluorescens genome assembly, chromosome: 3 includes the following:
- a CDS encoding uncharacterized protein (ID:PFLUO_005428-T1.cds;~source:funannotate), translated as MAVSPAPTAQANLPPPMNTTNKPVAKKNSSIPKPRLRLHAQALRHPGTKAFLSNVPDISEPFDTALGVIVEHLYTSHNQQGGPSFSPSIPPTRSVTFILRDFQGLAHTNGTELDDDHKEIHMSLGWLQNTGSRPSTRREILGVLTHELVHCYQHSSPRGSGKPGAPGGLIEGIADFIRLKAGFAPAHWKRPQTSRERAEKWDQGYEHTAFFLAWLEDVRFGKGAVGLVNDRLGTAGYAAINGVGFWKGIFGKTVHELWEEYGQWLDAGQDQGQGQRQGGQGGQKKNWMEKIVHR; from the coding sequence atggccgtcTCCCCCGCCCCCACGGCGCAAGCCAACCTCCCACCCCCCATGAACACCACAAACAAGCCCGTCGCAAAGAAGAATTCCTCAATCCCCAAACCCAGACTGCGCCTGCACGCGCAAGCCCTCCGACACCCGGGAACGAAAGCCTTCCTATCCAATGTCCCCGACATATCCGAGCCCTTCGACACGGCACTAGGCGTAATCGTGGAGCACCTCTACACCTCACACAACCAACAAGGCGGCCCCTCCTTCAgtccctccatcccacccaCCCGCTCCGTGACCTTCATCCTCCGCGACTTCCAAGGCCTAGCACATACCAACGGCACCGAGCTAGATGATGACCACAAGGAGATCCACATGTCGCTAGGATGGCTGCAGAACACGGGATCGCGGCCTAGCACTCGCCGCGAGATACTGGGGGTTCTCACACACGAGCTAGTGCATTGCTACCAGCATAGCTCGCCGCGGGGCAGTGGGAAGCCTGGTGCGCCGGGTGGGTTGATCGAGGGGATTGCGGATTTCATTCGTCTCAAGGCAGGCTTTGCCCCTGCGCATTGGAAGCGGCCGCAGACGTCTAGGGAGCGGGCGGAGAAGTGGGACCAGGGCTATGAGCACACGGCGTTCTTTTTGGCATGGTTGGAGGATGTGAGGTTTGGGAAGGGCGCCGTGGGCTTGGTGAATGATCGGTTGGGGACCGCGGGTTATGCGGCTATTAATGGGGTGGGTTTCTGGAAGGGCATTTTTGGGAAGACCGTTCACGAGCTGTGGGAGGAGTATGGGCAGTGGTTGGATGCTGGGCAGGACCAGGGGCAGGGGCAGAGGCAAGGAGGGCAGGGagggcagaagaagaactggatggagaagattgtcCATCGATGA
- a CDS encoding uncharacterized protein (ID:PFLUO_005429-T1.cds;~source:funannotate) — protein MKRLQLQRWSNSVLSTRARTGSHLQHHLYNAVRRQSSTAAAVQPEFSTGEAEHETFEEIKLKTILRRTHSRPNQLKYPSPPTHAAHESAKLAALHARLYLPSRLPYETLARTLVDASADQDPNFNNESLSTLGHDLLTYYTSEHLICTYPRLPLSVIFASMYAYVGPKTLTAMTREWGVEHASSPGGEVDPGLLQFQRLAPGTELQEKEDGPRPYQSQPHWRKTVTSKIFYDNEFGDTAKTAAEGVSADQASATFVRAVMSAIYLHAGRPAAKRFFQQHFLSRHLNMAELFNFEQPTRDLTRLCARENFERPVAKVIAETGRKSRHPVFVVGIFSGQDKLGEGQGASLSEARERAAVAALKGWYLYSPLNVRLPSAMEEDEAAPWKPVHVDLGEVIV, from the coding sequence ATGAAGAGGCTGCAGCTCCAACGATGGAGCAATTCGGTCCTGTCGACGCGGGCCCGGACTGGTAGTCACCTGCAGCACCATCTCTACAATGCCGTGCGCCGTCAATCATCAACGGCGGCTGCGGTCCAGCCAGAATTCTCGACCGGCGAGGCCGAACACGAGACCTTCGAAGAGATCAAACTCAAGACCATCCTCCGCAGAACACACTCGCGACCCAACCAATTGAAGTATCCCTCCCCTCCGACGCACGCAGCACACGAGTCCGCCAAACTTGCTGCCCTCCATGCCCGACTCTACCTCCCTTCTCGATTACCCTACGAGACCCTCGCACGAACATTGGTGGATGCCTCTGCGGATCAGGACCCCAATTTCAACAATGAATCGCTCTCCACACTAGGCCATGACCTCCTCACCTACTACACCTCCGAGCACCTCATCTGCACCTACCCTCGTCTACCATTGAGTGTCATCTTCGCTTCCATGTATGCCTATGTTGGGCCGAAGACCCTGACTGCCATGACAAGGGAATGGGGTGTGGAACACGCGTCCAGTCCCGGTGGAGAGGTCGACCCCGGCCTGCTGCAGTTTCAAAGGCTTGCCCCGGGCACCGAGTtgcaagaaaaagaagacgGACCCCGTCCATATCAGAGCCAGCCTCACTGGAGAAAGACGGTTACCTCCAAAATCTTCTATGACAACGAGTTTGGCGATACGGCCAAAACCGCCGCGGAGGGTGTCTCTGCCGATCAAGCGAGCGCCACCTTCGTCCGCGCCGTCATGAGTGCTATCTACCTGCATGCCGGCCGTCCGGCTGCCAAGCGGTTTTTCCAGCAACACTTTCTTTCCCGACACCTCAACATGGCCGAGTTGTTTAACTTTGAGCAGCCGACTCGGGACCTGACCCGGCTATGCGCACGGGAGAACTTCGAGCGACCCGTTGCCAAGGTCATCGCCGAGACCGGTCGGAAGAGCAGACATCCCGTGTTTGTGGTGGGCATCTTCTCCGGCCAAGACAAGCTGGGCGAAGGCCAGGGCGCCAGTTTGAGTGAGGCCCGAGAGCGAGCCGCCGTGGCGGCGCTGAAGGGGTGGTACCTCTACAGCCCGCTCAATGTGCGCCTCCCGAGTGCGAtggaggaggacgaggccgcgCCGTGGAAGCCCGTCCATGTGGACCTGGGTGAGGTGATTGTCTAA
- a CDS encoding uncharacterized protein (ID:PFLUO_005430-T1.cds;~source:funannotate) produces the protein MGGGGKIPYPKEVWSPAGGWYAQPANWRVNTAIMGAFVVGIAAMTWSVSADRERRDRMPEPGRFFPSRYWSKQILEHERQQKNDS, from the exons ATGGGCGGAGGTGGAAAGATCCC GTATCCCAAGGAAGTCTGGTCCCCCGCTGGTGGGTGGTATGCCCAACCGGCCAACTGGAGGgtcaacaccgccatcaTGGGCGCTTTTGTCGTTGGTATTGCCGCCATGACCTGGAGCGTCAGTGCCGACCGCGAGCGCCGGGACCGCATGCCCGAGCCCGGCAGATTCTTCCCCAGCCGATA CTGGAGCaagcagatcctcgagcacGAGAGACAACAGAAGAACGACTCATAG
- a CDS encoding uncharacterized protein (ID:PFLUO_005431-T1.cds;~source:funannotate), protein MAMAEAKASLDQHSPVEFCTLGMFILDNIDFGDSRPGVKNILGGAASFAVVGARLVAGPAHARSVSWIVDMGSDFPPEALESIKSWNTDCVLREDHGRLTTRAWNGYHPNEKRDFEYLTPKLRLEPSMLSETQVWSRTFHMVCSSSRCLSIVQDILRRRDALRQAGQAPSTTHASSRPIFVWEPVPDLCTPEEQEKFFEAIRVVDVVSPNHLELGMMFEQPGWTEENTTLVHKILDSGIGPDGKGCLVIRAGKDGSYAYSRTQNIWLPAYHQPNSSDTTAVVDPTGAGNSFLGALAQGMVSAGRAPFQVIDSVLAQSEQWRREVDAWGQQRHLPLALVCATVAAGFVVEQIGVPQISGVGNGRELWNQSEFTERVRLYTQRLFRTQDESRPTN, encoded by the exons ATGGCCATGGCTGAAGCCAAGGCCTCTCTCGACCAACATTCCCCAGTCGAATTCTGCACTCTGGGAATGTTCATCCTCG ATAATATCGACTTCGGCGACTCCAGGCCCGGAGTGAAAAATATCCTTGGCGGGGCCGCTTCGTTCGCTGTAGTGGGTGCCCGCTTAGTAGCAGGCCCTGCGCATGCCCGGTCCGTGAGCTGGATCGTGGACATGGGTTCTGATTTCCCACCAGAAGCCCTAGAATCGATCAAGTCATGGAACACAGACTGTGTTCTCCGAGAAGATCACGGCAGGCTGACGACCAGGGCGTGGAACGGGTATCACCCCAATGAGAAACGAG ATTTTGAGTATCTCACCCCGAAGTTGAGGTTGGAGCCATCAATGCTCTCCGAGACCCAAGTGTGGTCGCGGACCTTTCATAtggtctgctcttcctcccgGTGCTTGTCAATTGTGCAAGATATTCTACGGCGAAGAGATGCGCTACGCCAAGCGGGTCAAGCTCCATCCACCACACACGCCTCGAGCCGGCCTATCTTTGTCTGGGAGCCGGTGCCAGATCTCTGCACACCAGAGGAGCAGGAAAAGTTCTTTGAAGCCATTCGAGTAGTTGATGTGGTTAGCCCTAACCATTTAGAGCTTGGGATGATGTTTGAACAGCCTGGTTGGACCGAAGAAAATACCACATTGGTCCATAAGATTCTCGATTCCGGTATTGGGCCGGACGGGAAGGGCTGTCTGGTTATCAGGGCTGGAAAGGACGGGAGCTACGCCTACTCGAGAACCCAAAATATTTGGCTACCGGCATATCATCAGCCCAACTCCTCGGACACTACGGCTGTGGTCGACCCCACGGGTGCGGGCAATTCGTTTTTAGGTGCATTGGCTCAGGGAATGGTGAGTGCGGGTCGTGCACCGTTCCAGGTCATCGACTCCGTCCTGGCACAGTCGGAACAATGGAGGAGGGAAGTGGACGCCTGGGGACAGCAACGGCACTTGCCCCTGGCGCTCGTCTGTGCCACCGTCGCAGCAGGGTTCGTGGTAGAACAGATTGGGGTGCCGCAGATATCCGGGGTAGGCAATGGCAGGGAATTGTGGAACCAGTCTGAATTCACGGAACGAGTCCGTCTGTACACGCAGCGATTATTTAGGACACAGGACGAATCTCGGCCGACCAATTGA
- a CDS encoding uncharacterized protein (ID:PFLUO_005432-T1.cds;~source:funannotate), whose product MATGAPMHNFTTLIKRLEAATSRLEDMAMAVEDPSSPKSMGVSTPPAPAPPAPPKAAPSPTAPAADPIPPQIQDFDALIKNDVQKFVNLGEKIGGLVAEQSKAVLQAFQAERTYLYVSTKAKKPEPQPPELMTDLHKASDSINNIRESNRASPLFNHLSAVAEGIVALGWFFETKPAGFVQDMMGGIEYYGNKVLKEYKEKDRTHVEYIQAYYQNFKALAAYLLKHYPKGLTWNEESGVDALDALKQIEGGGAPPAPPAPPAAAGGVPPPPPPPPVPSLNVPGGGGPPPPPPPPGAASAPDMGAVFDQLNQGEGITSSLRKVDKSEMTHKNPNLRAGSTAPDRSSSIRGKSPAPNKKPKPENMRSRKPPRKELEGNKWLVENFDNPGEIIDITARQNHSILISRCNKTVVKVSNKANAIAIDNCNGLSIIVDSLVSSLDVIKCPKFALQVDGFVPTILMDQVDGATVYLGQQSLTTEVFTSKCAAVNIMLPPKQDTDDDTKECPVPEQIKSYVKDGVLVNEIVEHAG is encoded by the exons ATGGCGACCGGCGCCCCTATGCACAACTTCACCACTCTCATCAAGCG GCTTGAGGCTGCCACCTCCCGCTTGGAGGATatggccatggcggtggAAGACCCCAGCTCACCAAAGAGCATGGGCGTCTCTACACCTCCAGCGCCGGCGCCCCCTGCGCCCCCCAAGGCGGCTCCCTCACCaaccgctccagcagcggACCCAATTCCGCCGCAGATTCAAGACTTCGACGCACTGATCAAGAACGATGTCCAGAAGTTCGTGAACCTGGGAGAGAAGATCGGTGGATTGGTCGCGGAGCAG TCGAAAGCAGTCCTGCAAGCGTTCCAAGCCGAACGCACCTATCTCTATGTCTCGACAAAGGCCAAGAAGCCTGAGCCCCAGCCGCCAGAGCTGATGACGGATCTGCACAAGGCATCggacagcatcaacaacatccgGGAGTCCAATCGAGCGTCGCCGCTGTTCAACCACTTGAGCGCTGTTGCAGAGGGAATTGTCGCCCTGGGCTGGTTCTTCGAGACGAAGCCCGCGGGATTCGTGCAGGATATGATGGGTGGAATCGAATACTACGGCAACAAGGTGCTGAAAGAATACAAGGAGAA GGATCGGACGCACGTCGAGTACATCCAAGCATACTATCAGAACTTCAAGGCTCTCGCGGCTTACCTCTTGAAACACTACCCCAAGGGTCTGACGTGGAACGAGGAGTCCGGGGTTGATGCGCTGGACGCCttgaagcagatcgagggTGGAGGAGCTCCCCCTGCTCCCCCTGCTCCACCCGCTGCTGCAGGCGGCGtgcctccgccgcctcctccaccacctgTGCCATCTCTCAACGTCCCTGGAGGTGGCGGCCCCccgcctccccctccgccgcctgGAGCGGCATCCGCACCGGACATGGGGGCGGTGTTCGACCAGCTCAACCAAGGCGAGGGTATCACATCGAGCCTGCGTAAGGTCGACAAGTCGGAGATGACGCACAAGAACCCCAACCTGCGCGCGGGCTCGACAGCACCAGATCGCTCGAGCTCAATCCGGGGCAAGTCCCCCGCGCCGAATaagaagcccaagcccgAGAACATGCGATCGCGCAAGCCGCCGCGCAAAGAGCTGGAGGGCAACAAGTGGCTGGTCGAGAATTTTGATAACCCGggcgagatcatcgacaTCACCGCGCGACAGAACCACTCGATCCTGATCTCCCGCTGCAACAAGACCGTCGTCAAGGTCTCGAACAAGGCCaacgccatcgccatcgacAACTGCAATGGCCTCTCTATCATCGTTGACTCGCTCGTCAGCAGCCTCGACGTCATCAAGTGCCCCAAATTCGCGCTGCAGGTCGACGGCTTCGTCCCCACCATCCTGATGGACCAGGTCGATGGCGCGACTGTCTATCTGGGCCAGCAGAGTCTCACTACGGAGGTGTTTACTAGCAAGTGTGCCGCTGTCAACATTATGCTCCCGCCCAAGCAGGATACCGATGACGATACGAAGGAGTGCCCTGTTCCCGAGCAGATCAAGAGCTACGTCAAGGATGGTGTGCTGGTCAATGAGATTGTCGAGCATGCTGGGTAG
- a CDS encoding uncharacterized protein (ID:PFLUO_005433-T1.cds;~source:funannotate) has product MPLFTDPDRRQESRWSGDHDRESPSPGSPLIPAGRLGHGQRESPVVAETAEGPIQPTALSPLNLWTNEREELIHRIKESSPWRLQRGSPEVSHDGRMPHNSTELKPVEEQASEWQHPKDSVELGSPADIQRPRSALHSGDFSEGATPDPPQSPHALFAERSNASPFPFLSTSPTTPWFRTPSFPAPFRRPNALGDGREGRVAVENRSRAPSLGSFSSSYVLKTPTSPLVHQANNTDLDFSPRVDSVEVPESSDRTNRRRTLPPETFRHLESSLPASRVINPRSPCPPGRREDLFSLQPSSPRRSLTSAYSLQLASSGQSPISRARRPSLTSDISAKPHAPLVGSYEESILRGRMSMNPSKPLDFTAQIGVLGKGKCKAHLKCPPHVTVPFPAVFYSYPTSGSGRSISDDNPSPYVGQIDLENSLPRDELNTTRRRRRRASPATTHKDPATEDASSTRVPHADTIRRREKKSRRAESPKCPPGGCYRIPQQGQLQIIIKNPHKTAVKLFLVPYDLSDMEPGTKTFIRQRSYSAGPILDMPLSARKNFGTDRPEASLNTSEDPKDKPVLRYLVHLNVCCPARGRFFLHSSIRVVFANRVPDGKERLRNEIQLPEPRYSPYKPTRDSMLLGSVGARAAIEKASRRRSAGQGIIPPVLRPHVSSPGDLSSQWDVPGPAHFAQNISKTSEGNMYNKLNKGDVGYGGYPFSPSSEGPEFGESLLAKRLRGLDVHKHDVERQGQGTKPSTSTR; this is encoded by the exons ATGCCACTTTTTACTGATCCGGATCGCCGGCAGGAGAGCCGGTGGTCTGGGGATCACGACCGTGAATCACCGTCCCCAGGGTCCCCTCTGATTCCGGCAGGCAGGCTCGGCCACGGCCAGAGAGAGAGCCCGGTGGTAGCGGAAACAGCGGAGGGACCGATCCAGCCGACGGCACTGAGTCCGCTCAATCTGTGGACGAATGAACGCGAGGAACTCATTCATCGGATTAAGGAGTCGTCGCCCTGGAGGCTGCAGCGTGGG TCACCGGAGGTCTCACACGACGGTAGGATGCCGCATAATTCAACCGAGTTAAAGCCTGTGGAAGAGCAAGCGTCTGAATGGCAACACCCAAAGGACTCAGTGGAACTGGGATCGCCGGCCGACATCCAGAGACCTCGCTCTGCGTTGCATTCGGGCGACTTCAGCGAAGGCGCCACACCAGACCCTCCACAATCCCCTCATGCTCTCTTCGCTGAGCGAAGTAATGCCTCGCCTTTTCCCTTCCTCAGCACCTCCCCTACTACGCCATGGTTCCGCACGCCGTCTTTTCCGGCACCGTTCCGCAGGCCAAATGCGCTGGGTGATGGCCGTGAAGGGAGAGTGGCAGTGGAAAATCGCTCCAGAGCACCATCTTTAGGATCATTCTCGTCAAGTTACGTTCTCAAAACTCCAACGAGTCCCCTGGTACACCAGGCCAACAACACCGACCTGGACTTCTCGCCACGGGTTGACTCCGTGGAAGTACCTGAGTCTTCTGATAGAACGAATCGCCGCCGAACGCTGCCCCCGGAGACCTTTCGACATCTGGAATCGTCGCTTCCGGCTTCGCGGGTCATCAATCCTCGCAGCCCCTGTCCGCCCGGAAGACGGGAAgatctcttctctctccagcctagttctcctcgtcggtcATTGACTTCGGCGTACAGTCTTCAACTTGCATCATCGGGACAGAGCCCCATCTCGCGGGCGAGAAGGCCGTCTCTGACCTCGGATATCTCTGCCAAACCCCATGCCCCGCTGGTGGGGTCATATGAGGAATCGATTCTCCGGGGGCGGATGTCAATGAACCCGTCCAAACCGCTGGATTTCACAGCCCAAATCGGCGTGCTGGGCAAAGGCAAATGCAAAGCCCACTTGAAGTGTCCACCGCATGTGACTGTGCCTTTCCCCGCCGTCTTCTACAGCTATCCGACCTCGGGAAGCGGACGCTCGATCTCGGACGACAATCCAAGTCCGTACGTTGGGCAgatcgatctggagaatTCTCTACCCAGAGACGAGTTGAATACGACCCGGCGTCGTAGACGACGTGCCAGTCCAGCCACAACCCACAAAGACCCTGCCACAGAAGACGCGAGCTCGACTCGAGTCCCCCATGCTGACACGATTCGTCGCcgggaaaagaagagccGCCGCGCGGAGTCGCCCAAGTGTCCTCCGGGAGGGTGCTACCGGATCCCGCAGCAGGGCCAATTGCAGATCATAATCAAAAACCCGCACAAGACCGCCGTCAAATTGTTTCTCGTCCCATACGATCTGAGCGACATGGAGCCCGGAACCAAGACATTTATTCGGCAGCGGAGCTACTCGGCGGGGCCGATCCTCGATATGCCACTGAGTGCTCGAAAGAACTTCGGCACTGACCGTCCAGAAGCATCATTGAACACCTCGGAAGATCCGAAGGATAAACCTGTCCTGCGCTATCTCGTCCATCTGAACGTCTGCTGTCCCGCGCGCGGtcgcttcttcctccattcgAGCATACGGGTAGTCTTCGCAAACCGAGTCCCCGACGGCAAGGAGAGGCTGCGCAATGAGATCCAACTTCCGGAGCCCCGCTACAGTCCATACAAACCGACTCGGGATTCCATGCTCCTTGGGTCCGTCGGTGCTCGTGCGGCAATTGAAAAGGCCTCCCGCAGACGGAGTGCCGGCCAGGGAATAATCCCACCCGTTCTTCGTCCGCATGTCTCCTCGCCAGGTGACCTCTCCTCTCAGTGGGACGTACCGGGTCCCGCGCACTTTGCGCAGAACATTTCTAAGACCTCCGAGGGTAATATGTATAACAAGCTCAATAAAGGGGATGTCGGATACGGAGGCTATCCCTTCTCACCGTCGAGCGAAGGTCCTGAATTTGGTGAGAGTTTACTTGCCAAACGGCTTCGAGGCTTGGATGTGCACAAGCACGATGTGGAGCGGCAGGGCCAGGGCACGAAGCCGAGTACATCTACTCGGTAg
- a CDS encoding uncharacterized protein (ID:PFLUO_005434-T1.cds;~source:funannotate): MKPWIFLAWATAVASYVVHDNSTCIIYPQSLAHNETSIDDAPSIHRAFDLCGTDGRVIFSNHTFHINSVLNTTNLVNCEVLLRGELRFSDDISYWRSHSYSVVLQNQSTAWLFGGTNVTLRGEGGWYNGNGQAWYTENRNGANQPGRPISITFFNSTNLLADHLTIIQPQFWATFVWQSKNVSITNFFVNATSDNQWDTTNTDGYDSWNSDMLLVENATITNGDDCIAAKGNTTNLLVKNVTCHHSVGMAIGSVGQYPHMPDYDINITFEDVKCLNCGNGAYIKTWQGVYENSTSNGDGGGGGSGLIKNITFRNFEMVNVNLPIQISQCIYSEADSNDCSTSKMQIEDVTWANITGTSQYNIAASIYCSEVHPCPNIRFEDVNLRSVNQTKGLPAYGTPLQHEVFQCANIIGERGSGIPCNHVAPNNFSQGVDSNVK; the protein is encoded by the coding sequence ATGAAGCCTTGGATCTTCCTGGCCTGGGCAACTGCGGTTGCCTCCTATGTGGTCCATGACAACTCCACATGCATTATATATCCCCAGTCTCTAGCCCATAACGAGACGTCAATCGACGATGCACCATCAATTCACCGAGCCTTTGATCTTTGCGGAACCGATGGCAGGGTGATTTTTTCGAATCATACGTTCCATATCAACTCTGTTCTGAACACCACCAACCTCGTCAACTGCGAAGTCCTGCTCCGTGGTGAGCTTCGCTTCTCTGACGACATATCCTACTGGCGCTCTCACTCCTACTCAGTGGTTCTGCAGAACCAATCCACAGCCTGGCTCTTCGGAGGCACCAACGTCACCCTACGGGGTGAGGGAGGCTGGTACAACGGAAATGGCCAGGCTTGGTACACTGAGAACCGGAATGGTGCCAATCAGCCGGGACGTCCGATCAGCATCACTTTCTTCAATTCGACAAATCTACTGGCAGACCACTTGACGATCATCCAGCCTCAGTTCTGGGCGACATTCGTCTGGCAGAGCAAGAACGTCTCGATCACCAACTTCTTTGTCAATGCCACGAGCGATAACCAGTGGGATACCACCAATACGGACGGCTATGACTCCTGGAATAGTGACATGCTCCTAGTCGAGAACGCGACTATTACCAATGGTGATGACTGCATTGCGGCCAAGGGAAATACTACCAATCTTTTGGTCAAAAACGTTACCTGTCACCATTCCGTTGGTATGGCTATTGGGTCCGTGGGCCAATATCCCCATATGCCAGACTACGACATCAATATCACCTTCGAGGATGTCAAGTGCCTGAACTGCGGGAATGGAGCCTACATCAAGACCTGGCAGGGTGTCTATGAGAACTCAACCTCGAACGGGGAcggtggaggcggcggcagcggttTGATCAAGAACATCACGTTCCGCAACTTCGAGATGGTGAACGTGAATTTGCCTATCCAGATTTCCCAGTGCATCTACTCCGAGGCCGATAGCAATGATTGCAGTACGTCGAAGATGCAGATCGAAGATGTGACGTGGGCGAATATCACCGGCACCTCACAGTACAATATTGCTGCGTCGATCTACTGTTCTGAGGTACATCCTTGTCCAAATATCCGGTTTGAGGATGTGAATCTGCGCAGCGTGAACCAGACGAAGGGACTGCCTGCTTATGGAACACCACTGCAGCATGAAGTTTTCCAGTGTGCGAATATTATTGGGGAACGCGGTTCTGGAATTCCCTGCAATCATGTTGCACCCAACAATTTCAGCCAGGGCGTTGATAGCAATGTCAAATAG
- a CDS encoding uncharacterized protein (ID:PFLUO_005435-T1.cds;~source:funannotate), whose product MDNQKQIVRPDQYQDARARLLQQEKAATRLLQELAVSRRELPMGCVGCSFCMDHIPDLGHLWSRDTSFAAVALAPLPEITAYKDRMGWKFPFYSSAKTHQSWTEAEAQGEVITWKPGNGYFGLCSFIREGDEVFHTYDTSSRGLEILLSTYHLLDMTPMGRQEVGNGMNDFRRHDEY is encoded by the exons ATGGACAACCAG AAGCAAATTGTTAGGCCTGATCAGTATCAGGATGCTCGAgcccgtcttctccagcaggAGAAAGCGGCGACTcgcctgctgcaggagctcGCCGTATCTCGCCGCGAGCTGCCTATG GGCTGCGTGGGGTGCTCATTCTGCATGGACCATATCCCCGACCTTGGCCACCTGTGGAGCAGGGACACTTCTTTCGCCGCCGTGGCTCTCGCGCCCTTGCCTGAAATCACTGCGTATAAGGATCGGATGGGCTGGAAGTTTCCTTTTTATAGCTCTGCGAAAACGCACCAATCGTGGACTGAGGCCGAGGCGCAGGGAGAGGTTATCACCTGGAAACCTGGGAACGGCTACTTTGGACTCTGTTCGTTCATCCGAGAAGGTGACGAGGTATTTCACACCTACGACACCTCATCTCGAGGCTTGGAGATCCTCCTTTCCACGTATCACCTGCTGGATATGACTCCGATGGGCCGGCAGGAAGTGGGGAATGGAATGAACGATTTCCGCCGTCACGATGAATACTAA
- a CDS encoding uncharacterized protein (ID:PFLUO_005436-T1.cds;~source:funannotate) yields MPSKRSAESAPDNRPTEPPAKKRKGFSVGPANLPDGTYRRKTQKIKTDLIQKAKVKKAYAKIKAEESVSAPRKSVYEKDEEREDGQSDQETSTEIHPERMAMLNEPAPEPEPEARLEQRRPREREDRKKERRPKRSAFTKEIEIAEQRRMAAEKREREREAKQKEREAMARAKRPDQFGKRRLGRESSALLSRVQRMVGQ; encoded by the exons ATGCCCTCCAAACGCTCTGCCGAGTCTGCCCCAGACAACCGGCCAACTGAGCCCCCAGCCAAGAAACGCAAGGGCTTCAGCGTCGGCCCAGCAAATCTGCCCGACGGCACCTATCGACGGAAAA CCCAAAAAATCAAAACGGACTTGATCCAGAAAGCCAAAGTGAAAAAAGCCTACGCCAAGATCAAAGCCGAAGAAAGCGTCTCTGCGCCCAGGAAATCCGTCTacgagaaggatgaggagagGGAAGATGGGCAAAGCGACCAGGAAACCAGTACAGAGATCCACCCGGAGCGCATGGCCATGCTGAACGAACCGGCGCCagagccggagccggaggcgCGCCTGGAGCAGCGTCGGCCGCGCGAGAGAGAAgatagaaagaaagagcGCAGGCCGAAGCGCTCGGCGTTTACGAAGGAGATAGAGATTGCGGAGCAGCGGAGGATGGCTGCGGAGAAGCGCGAGCGAGAGCGCGAGGCGAAGcagaaggagcgcgaggctATGGCGCGTGCGAAACGGCCGGACCAGTTTGGGAAGCGGAggttggggagggagagttCGGCGTTGTTGAGTCGGGTGCAGCGGATGGTGGGACAATga